One window of the Chitinophaga niabensis genome contains the following:
- a CDS encoding group II truncated hemoglobin codes for MKEIPSLYTWAGGQPALEKLTAVFYAKVLKDELLEPVFRHMSPEHSKHVAHFIGQVFGGPPVYTGEDEGSHARMVQHHIGKSLTETQRRRWISLLLDSADEIGLADDPEFRSALVGYLEWGSRLAVINSNTTENPINENEPMPMWGWGETGGPYQP; via the coding sequence ATGAAAGAGATACCAAGTCTTTATACCTGGGCAGGCGGGCAACCTGCTCTTGAAAAGCTTACCGCTGTTTTTTACGCCAAAGTGCTGAAGGATGAACTCCTGGAACCTGTATTTCGCCATATGAGCCCGGAGCACAGCAAACATGTGGCCCATTTTATTGGCCAGGTGTTTGGCGGCCCGCCGGTTTATACCGGGGAAGATGAAGGCAGCCATGCCAGGATGGTACAGCATCACATCGGAAAATCCCTCACAGAAACCCAGCGCCGCCGGTGGATCAGCCTCTTGCTGGACAGTGCGGACGAAATTGGCCTGGCCGATGACCCGGAATTCCGTTCTGCCCTGGTAGGATACCTGGAATGGGGGAGCCGCCTGGCGGTCATTAACTCCAATACAACAGAGAACCCGATTAACGAAAATGAGCCTATGCCCATGTGGGGCTGGGGGGAAACCGGAGGCCCATATCAGCCCTGA
- a CDS encoding T6SS immunity protein Tdi1 domain-containing protein, producing MLESFYAQCGPLQSKAEIDPQSLAALKSVLPEELHSLLSQGKGSYMNGYLWIINPEEYKDIAEEIYSPVEQPSICFARDAFGGLFVWENGSIVYLNVRHGLSTVVGRKVSVFFNNILVDWDYISDQLHLENYQPAKEMIGDLNADECYGYVPLLSLGGSEKPENLQKVKLREHISIIAQAAGKVS from the coding sequence ATGCTTGAATCTTTTTATGCTCAATGTGGCCCATTGCAAAGTAAGGCGGAAATCGATCCCCAAAGTCTGGCAGCGCTCAAATCCGTTCTGCCAGAGGAATTACATTCCCTGTTATCACAGGGTAAAGGCAGCTATATGAATGGGTATCTTTGGATCATCAATCCCGAGGAGTATAAAGACATAGCTGAGGAAATATACTCGCCTGTTGAACAACCTAGCATTTGCTTTGCCAGAGATGCTTTTGGAGGTCTGTTTGTTTGGGAAAATGGAAGTATAGTTTACCTTAATGTAAGGCATGGGCTTTCAACGGTTGTCGGTAGAAAGGTGAGCGTATTTTTTAATAATATACTTGTCGATTGGGACTATATTTCCGACCAGCTACATTTAGAAAACTATCAACCTGCCAAAGAAATGATCGGGGATCTGAATGCCGATGAGTGTTATGGATATGTTCCATTACTGAGCTTGGGTGGTTCTGAAAAACCGGAGAACCTTCAGAAAGTCAAATTGAGAGAGCACATTTCAATAATCGCACAAGCCGCAGGTAAGGTGTCCTGA
- a CDS encoding antibiotic biosynthesis monooxygenase family protein: MKMITLWCVLLFGSSSLPPKDNYVVEIIRYKIPADQQKNFEAAYTEGGKSLKASPYCLHYEVIHGIEEPEKYIVRIHWTSKEDHEKLFRQSAAFRSFFKEVRPFFDNIEEMKHYDQTSISWSK, encoded by the coding sequence ATGAAAATGATCACCCTGTGGTGCGTGTTACTCTTCGGAAGTAGCAGTTTGCCTCCTAAAGACAATTACGTAGTTGAAATCATCCGCTACAAGATCCCTGCAGACCAGCAGAAGAATTTCGAAGCAGCTTATACAGAAGGAGGGAAGTCCCTGAAGGCATCTCCTTATTGTCTTCATTATGAAGTGATCCACGGAATAGAAGAACCGGAGAAGTACATCGTAAGGATCCACTGGACGTCCAAAGAAGACCATGAGAAACTTTTCCGGCAAAGCGCAGCGTTCAGGAGCTTTTTTAAGGAGGTAAGGCCTTTTTTCGATAATATTGAGGAAATGAAACATTACGATCAAACTTCCATTTCCTGGTCTAAGTGA
- a CDS encoding winged helix-turn-helix transcriptional regulator codes for MITLHEKTFTCPIDVSLSFINGKWKVLILGHLHRFHQSSFSNLREQMPGISEKMLTQQLKDLEKDQLIVKQVLSAKPYRVEYTLTPLGQSLSPVTEFLSQWGIRYLKDNGIDYLKDQHLYK; via the coding sequence ATGATCACCTTACACGAAAAAACATTCACCTGCCCAATAGATGTATCCCTTTCCTTCATCAACGGGAAATGGAAAGTATTGATCCTTGGTCACCTCCATCGCTTTCACCAGAGCAGCTTCAGTAATCTGCGGGAACAGATGCCCGGCATCTCCGAGAAAATGCTCACACAGCAACTGAAGGACCTGGAGAAAGATCAGCTCATCGTAAAACAGGTGTTGTCTGCCAAACCCTACAGAGTGGAGTATACCCTTACCCCACTGGGGCAATCCCTTTCACCTGTTACAGAATTCCTCAGCCAGTGGGGTATCAGGTATCTAAAAGATAATGGTATTGATTACCTGAAGGATCAGCACCTGTACAAATAG
- a CDS encoding restriction endonuclease, producing MTTNLEKGDELEDAVEAVEKFLIAQNPGLRTQNIRIQRKKIIIVDGVKHEIDLYVEIDFGLGSPFIYIFECKNWEENVNKNEIIVFSEKIQCVNAQNGYFIAKGFSTYAEAQAKRDSRIKLLIATKELDKFPFIGFSNSFSTETAQAEFGFLDESGSLIKFEPDVSSLVAEGGNLLDFKEFGSRLINNFVTKKYDVPMTIIESTEKTGFYMGYTDSTETGLPVGEHIFEDQFMSQINGGKIYVNGTTAIAKVTCKVKHKIVITAPIFIWQYDVESKGKVALIRYELTRGQVDIKAVGADQYKVVHLHTTRKDILT from the coding sequence ATGACTACTAATCTTGAAAAAGGTGACGAACTAGAAGATGCGGTTGAAGCGGTAGAAAAATTCTTAATCGCTCAGAATCCAGGGTTACGGACTCAAAACATTCGCATTCAAAGAAAAAAAATAATTATTGTTGATGGAGTGAAACATGAAATAGATCTGTACGTTGAAATTGATTTCGGCTTAGGCTCCCCCTTTATTTATATTTTCGAATGCAAAAACTGGGAAGAAAACGTCAACAAAAATGAGATAATAGTGTTCTCAGAAAAAATACAGTGCGTAAATGCCCAAAATGGATACTTTATTGCGAAGGGATTTTCTACATATGCAGAAGCTCAGGCAAAACGCGATTCTCGAATAAAATTATTAATAGCAACAAAAGAGCTAGATAAATTCCCTTTCATAGGTTTTTCTAACAGTTTTAGTACCGAAACAGCTCAAGCCGAATTTGGATTTCTGGATGAATCTGGAAGCTTGATTAAGTTTGAACCTGATGTATCCTCCTTAGTTGCGGAAGGGGGAAATCTCCTTGATTTCAAAGAATTCGGAAGTAGATTAATTAATAATTTCGTTACGAAAAAGTATGATGTTCCCATGACGATTATTGAAAGCACCGAAAAAACAGGATTTTATATGGGCTATACAGATTCTACTGAAACGGGGCTTCCTGTGGGAGAACATATATTTGAAGATCAATTTATGTCACAGATCAATGGAGGGAAAATCTATGTCAATGGAACTACAGCTATTGCAAAGGTAACTTGTAAAGTGAAGCATAAAATTGTTATAACAGCACCAATATTCATCTGGCAATATGATGTAGAAAGTAAGGGTAAAGTAGCTTTAATCAGATATGAGTTAACAAGAGGTCAGGTAGATATAAAGGCCGTGGGAGCAGATCAATATAAAGTGGTTCATCTTCATACAACAAGAAAAGATATATTGACCTAA
- a CDS encoding M56 family metallopeptidase, with protein sequence MFLTNETLQAICRTFLHSIWQGMIAAALAGIILWGTRHSSARTRYNLLGFLLLLSLLTSGITFYTELGDTAAAIANIPGNDIDAATAVLPQHPGQLIIQYMNQHAPWFMMVWALIFLVKCIRLLSGFYYIHRIRRINIQPAPAHWEETLIRLSHSLGIQKAIRLLESGIVKTPVTIGFFKPVIFLPLGLLTQLPADQVETILLHELAHIRRKDYLVNILHSFTETIFFFNPAFLWISARLREEREACCDDIVVAHTPHKATYLHALVAFEEQAVSGTSLQLRLGSTQEHLLQRVKRMLTRENKKLTIMERISLIFGLIAITAFSFMPEKEPEKPAPVSPHSAESLAVYYAPAQVADTYRIKKDKWVSKPAPRKKLSSTDTVRFSKPVLKDKYVTTADTVRFSKPVLKDKYLTTADTVRFSKLKSRDKYRTTTDTVQFAKPKFKDKKDKYLTDTVRFIKPKSRDKYVKDTAGFSKPILKKKKYTTTDTVLFKKPVIKKSEKPAQSSLYLKEKWTELPQEKMTEKKKVFALVETRLSTHTDRPRTKKAPPALKPADKDIKKKKEGTQQFRSKFFGDYLPEGIREKVNPKEPTC encoded by the coding sequence ATGTTCCTGACGAATGAAACATTACAGGCTATCTGCCGTACCTTCCTCCATTCCATCTGGCAAGGCATGATTGCTGCTGCGCTTGCAGGGATCATACTTTGGGGCACACGTCACTCTTCTGCCCGTACACGTTATAACCTGCTGGGCTTCCTTTTACTCTTAAGCCTGCTTACATCCGGCATTACTTTCTATACTGAACTGGGTGATACTGCAGCCGCCATTGCAAATATTCCTGGTAATGATATAGACGCCGCAACTGCTGTATTACCACAACACCCCGGGCAGTTGATCATTCAATATATGAACCAGCACGCTCCCTGGTTCATGATGGTATGGGCCCTTATTTTCCTGGTAAAATGTATCAGGTTGCTGAGTGGCTTTTATTATATACACCGGATCAGAAGGATCAATATCCAACCGGCTCCGGCACATTGGGAGGAAACATTGATAAGACTATCTCATTCATTGGGTATTCAAAAAGCAATTCGTTTATTAGAATCCGGTATCGTTAAAACGCCTGTTACTATTGGATTCTTTAAACCTGTTATCTTCCTTCCCCTCGGGCTGTTAACACAATTACCTGCAGACCAGGTAGAAACCATCCTGCTGCATGAACTGGCTCATATCCGCAGGAAAGATTACCTCGTGAACATACTGCACAGCTTCACGGAAACGATCTTCTTCTTCAATCCTGCATTCCTCTGGATCTCTGCGCGCCTGCGTGAAGAACGGGAAGCATGTTGCGATGATATTGTAGTGGCGCATACCCCACACAAGGCTACCTATCTGCATGCGCTTGTTGCATTTGAAGAGCAGGCTGTTTCAGGAACTTCTCTGCAGTTAAGACTTGGTAGCACACAGGAACATTTATTACAACGTGTGAAACGTATGCTTACACGCGAAAACAAAAAGTTAACTATCATGGAAAGAATTTCACTGATCTTTGGCCTGATCGCTATAACCGCCTTTAGCTTCATGCCGGAGAAAGAACCTGAAAAACCTGCGCCGGTTAGTCCGCATTCAGCAGAATCGCTGGCGGTTTATTATGCTCCTGCACAGGTAGCTGATACTTACAGGATTAAAAAAGATAAATGGGTTTCTAAACCAGCTCCCAGGAAAAAGCTTTCATCCACAGATACTGTACGGTTCTCTAAACCTGTATTGAAGGATAAATATGTAACAACTGCCGATACAGTACGGTTCTCTAAACCTGTGTTGAAGGATAAATATTTAACAACTGCCGATACGGTACGGTTCTCTAAACTTAAATCCAGGGATAAATACCGGACAACTACCGATACAGTACAATTTGCTAAACCTAAATTCAAGGATAAAAAGGATAAATATCTAACGGATACGGTACGGTTCATCAAACCTAAATCCAGGGATAAATACGTAAAAGATACGGCAGGATTCAGCAAACCCATTCTTAAAAAGAAGAAGTATACCACTACGGATACTGTTCTGTTTAAAAAACCCGTCATCAAAAAATCTGAGAAACCTGCACAAAGCAGCCTGTACCTGAAGGAAAAATGGACAGAACTGCCACAGGAAAAGATGACTGAAAAAAAGAAAGTATTTGCCTTGGTGGAAACCAGGCTTTCAACTCATACAGATCGCCCCCGCACCAAGAAAGCTCCGCCTGCCTTAAAGCCGGCAGATAAAGATATTAAAAAGAAGAAAGAAGGTACTCAACAATTCCGTTCTAAATTCTTTGGTGATTACTTACCTGAAGGAATACGCGAGAAGGTAAACCCTAAGGAACCAACTTGTTAA
- a CDS encoding BlaI/MecI/CopY family transcriptional regulator: protein MKTNKNENNPEPTKSELEILQVLWQHGPSTVRAVNDILNEQKREVQYTSTLKLMQIMVEKELLSRDESQMKHVYSAAVEEQSTKGHLLDRFVDTMYNGSASSLMMQLLGNKKTSKKELDAIRELLKKMDK, encoded by the coding sequence ATGAAGACGAACAAAAACGAAAACAACCCGGAACCAACAAAATCCGAGCTGGAGATCCTGCAGGTATTATGGCAGCATGGCCCCTCTACGGTAAGGGCTGTAAATGATATCCTGAATGAACAAAAGCGGGAAGTGCAGTATACTTCTACCCTTAAGCTCATGCAGATCATGGTGGAAAAGGAATTGCTCAGCAGGGATGAAAGCCAGATGAAACATGTTTACAGTGCAGCTGTGGAGGAACAATCCACCAAAGGCCATTTGCTGGACAGGTTTGTGGATACGATGTACAATGGGTCTGCCAGCAGCCTGATGATGCAATTACTGGGTAATAAGAAAACTTCTAAAAAAGAACTGGATGCTATCCGGGAGTTGCTGAAGAAAATGGACAAGTGA
- a CDS encoding DUF2461 domain-containing protein, with protein MEISTLNFLKKLEQNNNREWFNEHKKLFTAAREDVLSFVEELIREIAGFDKEIGKVDAQKSLFRIYRDTRFSHNKDPYKTNFGANIGYRNAGYYLNIQPKQSFLAGGIYMLENDKLKALRKEISGNAEAFQKIVDEESFRRYFGGLSEEGKLKRVPAGFEKEDPMAEYLKLKHFVAVRPVSDKELLEKDAPKKFAEIYRSLKPLKDFLNAPFL; from the coding sequence ATGGAGATATCCACACTTAACTTTCTAAAAAAGTTAGAACAGAACAACAACCGTGAATGGTTTAATGAGCATAAAAAACTATTCACGGCTGCACGTGAAGATGTGCTTTCATTTGTGGAAGAACTCATAAGGGAAATTGCCGGATTTGATAAAGAAATAGGGAAAGTGGATGCGCAAAAGTCGCTTTTCAGGATATATCGTGACACGAGATTTTCCCATAACAAAGACCCTTATAAAACCAATTTCGGTGCAAATATCGGATACAGAAATGCGGGGTACTACCTCAATATTCAGCCTAAACAGTCTTTTTTGGCAGGCGGCATCTATATGCTCGAAAATGATAAGCTGAAAGCGCTTCGGAAAGAGATTTCCGGTAATGCAGAAGCCTTTCAAAAGATTGTGGACGAAGAATCTTTTCGCCGTTATTTCGGAGGTTTGAGTGAAGAGGGGAAACTAAAACGGGTACCTGCGGGCTTTGAAAAAGAAGATCCGATGGCTGAATACCTGAAACTAAAACATTTTGTAGCGGTGCGGCCTGTTTCTGATAAAGAGCTTTTGGAAAAAGATGCTCCGAAAAAATTTGCTGAGATTTATAGATCACTTAAGCCACTTAAGGATTTTTTGAATGCGCCTTTTCTGTAG
- a CDS encoding Crp/Fnr family transcriptional regulator — protein sequence MQHYFDTLFKYISLIIDIPEHDRAQCRDTFKPLWVARDTMLEVAGKVPVYHNFIVSGFMRKFYINDKGEEVTVDLNNGPRFFTSYFPFVNQSISNEYLQCITDCELLRITKADADSSSKTSITQKDYTIRLFQQIQEEDRQRMNDLATLTAEQRYVKLMKDSPAIIKNVPLKYIASYLGIKPESLSRIRREIIS from the coding sequence ATGCAACATTATTTTGATACCCTTTTTAAATATATCTCCCTGATAATTGATATTCCAGAGCATGACAGGGCTCAATGCCGCGATACCTTTAAACCACTGTGGGTAGCCAGGGATACTATGTTAGAGGTAGCCGGAAAGGTTCCGGTGTATCATAATTTCATCGTATCAGGTTTCATGCGAAAGTTTTACATCAATGATAAAGGAGAAGAAGTAACCGTTGACTTAAATAATGGCCCCCGGTTCTTTACTTCCTATTTCCCTTTCGTAAATCAGAGCATCTCCAATGAATACCTTCAATGCATTACTGATTGTGAGTTGCTTCGGATCACTAAGGCAGATGCCGACAGTTCTTCAAAAACCAGCATTACACAAAAAGATTACACGATCAGGTTATTTCAGCAAATACAGGAAGAAGACAGGCAACGGATGAATGATCTGGCCACACTTACAGCCGAGCAGCGGTATGTAAAGCTTATGAAGGATTCACCGGCTATAATAAAAAATGTGCCCCTTAAATATATTGCCTCCTATCTCGGGATAAAACCTGAAAGTCTTAGCAGGATAAGGCGAGAGATCATTTCTTAA
- a CDS encoding Crp/Fnr family transcriptional regulator: MDPKQLLKEHITKTVKLSDDEFDEFFGYFTTESHKKGQYMITAGDRIDCEYFVLRGCIKTFYINDNLKMFVLQFAMPGYWASDYSALYGGSRATINIGCITDTEVLCLSNKGREEACKKIHHVEHFFRHRMTSEYVASQKRLLSTMNNDVKYRYEELITLFPELYNIVPKRLIAAYLGVSRETLYRLNNS, translated from the coding sequence ATGGATCCAAAACAACTTCTGAAAGAACATATAACGAAAACCGTCAAACTCTCAGACGATGAATTTGACGAATTCTTCGGTTATTTCACGACCGAATCCCATAAAAAAGGACAATACATGATTACCGCAGGCGATAGAATAGATTGTGAATATTTTGTACTGCGTGGTTGTATCAAGACTTTCTACATAAATGATAACCTTAAAATGTTTGTGCTGCAGTTTGCAATGCCTGGATATTGGGCATCTGATTACAGTGCCTTATACGGTGGTTCAAGAGCGACTATCAATATAGGTTGCATTACAGATACGGAAGTACTATGTCTGTCCAACAAAGGCCGGGAAGAAGCTTGTAAAAAGATCCACCATGTAGAACATTTCTTTCGCCACCGTATGACCAGTGAATACGTGGCTTCGCAGAAAAGATTATTAAGCACCATGAACAACGATGTGAAATACCGGTATGAAGAACTTATAACTTTGTTCCCTGAATTGTATAATATAGTGCCTAAACGACTAATCGCTGCTTATTTGGGTGTTTCGAGAGAAACGCTCTACCGCCTGAATAACTCCTGA
- a CDS encoding nuclear transport factor 2 family protein has protein sequence MTTHQTDETSIAQALEEYYFMGSYEGDLNKLKFIFHPGTLLFGDVKGQPYAKTLAEWLDLVANRQSPKDSGKPFKGDILNISVVNSVAIAEVQVKAYDMLYHDFLSLHRIDGNWLIVNKIMSGVNQ, from the coding sequence ATGACAACGCATCAAACAGATGAAACCTCCATTGCGCAGGCATTGGAAGAATACTATTTCATGGGAAGTTATGAAGGTGATTTGAATAAGCTGAAGTTTATCTTTCATCCGGGCACCTTGCTATTCGGCGATGTTAAAGGACAGCCTTACGCCAAAACATTGGCTGAATGGCTGGACCTGGTCGCAAACCGGCAAAGCCCGAAGGATTCCGGCAAACCATTCAAAGGGGATATTCTGAACATTAGCGTGGTGAACTCTGTGGCTATTGCCGAGGTACAGGTCAAAGCATATGACATGCTGTATCATGATTTCCTGTCATTGCACCGGATTGATGGTAATTGGCTGATCGTTAATAAGATCATGAGCGGGGTCAACCAATAA
- a CDS encoding sugar isomerase domain-containing protein encodes MLAKKWLTNAREVMTRIEETQMDNIRKAAETMADSIACGRWVHTFGCGHATIPIEEMYPRIGGFVGFHPMIELPLTFFTRITGEMGVHQFVFLERVEGYGIEIMKGYNFDTRDTMWLFSHSGINNVNIDIALDAKKRGMKVIAFGSAAEAKGKQTRHSSGKTIFDVADIVVDSCAPIGDASVTLKGHQDKIGPVSTMAFITCVWMTVCTVAEILAERGIKLHIHPSHNVPGDSTAKERLEDALATYKERIAGV; translated from the coding sequence CGGATAGAAGAAACGCAGATGGACAATATCCGTAAAGCTGCGGAAACAATGGCGGATAGCATCGCATGCGGCCGTTGGGTACATACTTTCGGTTGCGGGCATGCCACCATTCCCATTGAAGAAATGTATCCCCGCATTGGTGGATTTGTTGGTTTTCATCCCATGATAGAACTGCCGCTCACTTTCTTTACCCGTATCACTGGAGAAATGGGGGTACATCAGTTTGTATTCCTGGAAAGGGTAGAAGGATATGGCATTGAGATCATGAAAGGTTACAACTTTGATACAAGGGATACCATGTGGTTATTCTCCCATTCCGGTATTAATAATGTAAACATAGATATAGCGCTGGATGCTAAGAAACGAGGCATGAAAGTGATTGCCTTTGGTTCTGCTGCAGAAGCGAAGGGTAAACAGACCCGCCATTCCAGCGGCAAAACAATCTTTGATGTGGCGGATATTGTGGTAGATTCCTGCGCACCGATAGGAGATGCCTCCGTAACCTTAAAAGGGCACCAGGATAAAATAGGGCCTGTTTCCACCATGGCATTTATAACCTGTGTTTGGATGACGGTATGCACTGTTGCGGAAATACTGGCAGAGAGGGGAATTAAACTGCATATTCATCCCTCCCATAATGTACCGGGAGATAGTACAGCGAAGGAAAGATTGGAAGATGCCCTGGCTACTTACAAAGAAAGGATCGCTGGTGTGTAA
- a CDS encoding serine hydrolase domain-containing protein, whose translation MKRIHILLSLHLVLIFNSLKAQEIKHRLDSFLTVAANNDYFNGCVMVSEKGKIIYSYAAGYADEERKIPNSTTSCFNLASVTKPLTAVAVLQQVQRGKCKLADPVMKYLPDFPYPAITIRHLLSHTGGLPQLERFMDSIIGKNKGRVFTNTDVYGYLLALKGQTKFPAGDKWDYSNMGYITLALMVEKLSGLSFGEYMKKNVFLPAGMKSSFVGNKEAENCVVRYIVPNMYDTAYVSISSLNKVQLFEYESLRGTQGSGNIFSTLEDMLRFDNALSAGKILDTALLRVAQTPIQMNDGKSRSYGFGWNIVYNQFGDTIVYHDGHVSGIVTMMMKTKRKDQTIFFYDNHSSEAFFQKINSIYHYLNGRGGKPFRLTKSLVKVYARALVEKGSDHAAVIFNNLKSDTANYYIDEFEMNNLGYNLLYNAKFEGRYQLACEVLKLNTMLYPKSSNTYDSYGLALRLANKKEEAILMYQKSLLMNPNNEQGRKALAKLMAK comes from the coding sequence ATGAAAAGAATCCACATCCTGCTTTCATTACATTTAGTATTGATCTTCAATTCCTTAAAAGCCCAGGAGATCAAACACCGTTTAGACTCCTTTTTAACCGTAGCAGCCAATAACGACTATTTCAACGGCTGTGTAATGGTGAGTGAAAAAGGAAAGATTATTTATAGTTATGCCGCAGGTTATGCAGATGAAGAGCGAAAGATCCCCAATTCCACCACTTCCTGCTTCAACCTGGCATCTGTTACCAAACCCCTGACAGCCGTAGCCGTATTACAACAGGTACAGCGTGGAAAATGCAAACTGGCAGACCCGGTAATGAAATATCTTCCGGACTTTCCTTATCCCGCCATCACCATTCGTCATTTACTTTCACATACAGGAGGTTTGCCGCAGCTGGAGCGGTTCATGGACAGCATTATTGGAAAGAACAAAGGCAGGGTATTCACGAATACAGATGTATATGGATACCTGCTTGCACTGAAAGGACAAACAAAATTCCCTGCCGGAGACAAATGGGATTACAGTAACATGGGATACATTACCCTGGCATTAATGGTGGAAAAACTGAGCGGATTATCTTTCGGAGAATACATGAAAAAGAATGTATTCCTTCCTGCCGGTATGAAATCCTCATTTGTAGGAAATAAAGAAGCGGAGAATTGCGTAGTGAGGTATATTGTTCCCAACATGTATGATACTGCATACGTATCCATCTCCTCATTAAACAAAGTTCAATTATTTGAGTACGAGAGCCTGCGAGGAACGCAGGGAAGCGGAAATATCTTCAGTACCCTGGAAGACATGCTGCGTTTTGATAATGCCCTCAGTGCCGGAAAAATATTGGATACCGCATTACTGCGCGTAGCGCAAACACCTATACAGATGAACGATGGCAAAAGCCGTTCGTACGGATTTGGATGGAACATTGTATATAATCAGTTTGGTGATACAATTGTATATCACGATGGTCATGTGTCCGGGATAGTGACGATGATGATGAAAACTAAAAGAAAAGACCAGACGATTTTCTTCTATGATAACCATTCTTCAGAAGCCTTCTTTCAAAAGATTAATAGTATCTATCATTACCTGAATGGAAGAGGAGGGAAGCCATTCCGGCTTACCAAATCCCTGGTGAAGGTCTATGCCCGTGCCCTCGTGGAAAAAGGTTCGGATCATGCTGCCGTTATTTTTAATAACCTGAAAAGTGATACAGCGAATTATTATATAGATGAGTTTGAAATGAATAACCTGGGTTATAACCTGCTCTATAATGCCAAATTTGAAGGTCGTTACCAACTGGCCTGTGAAGTGCTTAAGTTGAATACGATGTTATATCCTAAAAGTTCCAATACATACGATAGTTATGGCCTCGCACTAAGATTAGCCAACAAGAAAGAAGAAGCCATCCTGATGTACCAGAAATCACTGCTGATGAACCCGAACAATGAACAGGGAAGAAAAGCCCTGGCAAAGCTAATGGCCAAATAA
- a CDS encoding DUF2306 domain-containing protein: MKQVIQTIAIPLFRNVTRFWFVVTYSGQLIFAYYILMLYYRSAALGDFEKWNTANPHFYIKGDVTGNLIFGIHVALAAVITILGPLQLVSKIRNKAPRIHRICGRIYIFSAFLISAAGLYLTWVRGSIGGPFSAISISINALIIIVSAFFAIKYAMQRNIKLHNQWAVHLLLAMSGVWLFRVFFMLWMLIHSAPVGFDPETFTGPFLSALGVFVYILPQAVVALYFSAKFSNSANKKLAFSLLLLVITIGIAVGTMGAILGMWLPRI, translated from the coding sequence ATGAAACAAGTAATCCAAACTATAGCTATACCCCTCTTCAGGAATGTTACCCGTTTTTGGTTTGTGGTAACCTATTCAGGGCAATTGATCTTTGCATACTATATACTAATGCTGTATTACAGATCTGCTGCTCTTGGTGATTTCGAAAAGTGGAATACCGCCAATCCGCATTTCTACATTAAAGGTGATGTTACCGGAAACCTGATCTTTGGCATACACGTTGCATTGGCCGCTGTAATAACTATTCTGGGACCTTTACAATTAGTAAGTAAGATCAGAAATAAAGCCCCCAGGATTCATAGGATCTGCGGCAGGATATACATTTTTTCAGCGTTCCTGATTAGTGCTGCAGGCTTATACCTTACCTGGGTAAGAGGCTCCATTGGCGGGCCATTTAGTGCGATCAGTATAAGTATTAATGCGCTGATTATTATTGTGTCCGCATTTTTCGCAATCAAGTATGCCATGCAAAGGAATATAAAGTTGCATAATCAATGGGCTGTACACCTGTTATTAGCAATGAGTGGCGTATGGCTATTCCGGGTGTTTTTTATGCTTTGGATGCTCATTCACAGCGCTCCTGTTGGTTTTGATCCTGAAACATTCACAGGGCCTTTTTTAAGTGCCCTTGGAGTGTTTGTTTACATCCTTCCCCAGGCTGTAGTAGCTTTGTATTTTAGCGCTAAATTCTCAAACTCCGCCAATAAAAAACTGGCATTTTCATTATTGCTTCTTGTTATCACGATTGGCATTGCAGTGGGTACAATGGGGGCTATCCTTGGCATGTGGCTTCCCCGGATATGA